TATGTAATGGTAGTTAAAATTTAACACAGCACAGTCCTGAATATCAAGTTCAAACCCTCAGTTTTCTAATTATTCtgctgatgtaaaacagtttcAATAAATGTCCCATACTTTAATAGGATTGTTCAGTCTTGTGGCTTGTTTGTAAATATTTCCATACTAtgtttaaatttatattatgTCTGATTTGTATGTATTTCCTGATCTTGTATTAGCCTCAAGAATTAGATTATTCTGGAAGctattcagatttttcttacccttcttgagcTTTTCACATCTGAATTCCAGAAAAGAACAATCTAAAGATTGCATTGCTTGGAGCCATGTAAGTATTGTACGAGGCAAGAGTCTGCAGCATTTCTTCAGCAGGTCATACAATTCtaccatacttttttttttttttttttcctaagattaAAGTCTTCCTTCTACAATagggttacagcattggtgcagaggggaagagcaactgacatctacctggacttgtacAAAGCATTTGGCACTGTCCCTCAtgacatccttgtctctaaattggggACACAAGTATTTGATGGATGGAAcacttggtgggtaaggaaGTGGCTGGGTGGTTAtactcaaagagttgtggtcaacagCTTGATATCCACGTGGAGACCAGggatgagtggtgttcctcaggggttgGTATTGAGACCAGAgttgtttaacatctttgttggtgacatgaaCAGTGAGATccagtgcaccctcagcaagtttgccaatgacaccaagctgagtggtgcggTTGATGCGCTGGAGGgaagagacctggacaggcttaaGAGGTGGGCCTATGTGAACCTCATGAGATTCAATAAGGCCAAGCGCAAGGtctgcatctgggctggggcaatccccagcacaaatacaggctgggcagagaattgattgagagcagccctggagACTGGGgatgttggttgatgagaagatCAACATGATCCAACAAtgagcacttgcagcccagaaagccagccataTCCTAGGCTGCATCAAAGGAAGCGTAGCCAGCAGGTCAATGGAGGTGATtatttccctctgctctgctctaatgagaccccacctggagcactgcattcagctaTGGGGCCCCCAACACAAGGAGGACATGAACCTGTTAAGACTGTGTGAGGACATGAAGCTGTTAAGACATGAGGAGatccatgaggatgatcagagggctggagtatCTTTGTTGTAaaaacaggctgagggagctgggattgttcagcctggagaaaagaaggctctggggagaccttacagcatcCTTCCAATATGTAAAGGAAGCCTAAGGGAAAGCAGgtgagggactctgtcagggagtatagtgacaggacaagggggaatggctttataCTAAAAGAggttagatttagattagatatgaggaggaaattctttactcagagagtggtgaggccctggcatcagttgcccagagaagctgtggataccccatcctcggaagtgttcaaggccaggctggatggggctttgggcaacctggtctggtgggaggtgtccctgccaccTGACAGTGAGTTGGAATGAGGTGAtgtttaaggtccttttcaacccagacCATTCTATGATCCTGCTCTGTTGATTCTGTAGTGACTAATCCTTACTGAAAGTGCAGCAAAAACTGAAGGAGTATCATTGTGTCCAGTATCAATGAAACATTCACCTCTCAGGAGCTAAGGATATGTGTGTGTCAAGTCTCTAACAATTAATTACCCTTTTAATGTTGATCAGTTAATCTAAAACTACAGAGGATGGGTTTAAGGTTTGATTTTACTAAAAAGCTTTTAGTTTAAAGTTACTAAAAACAGCCAGGGTGATGGAGCTGTCCATCTTACTGTAGTGTGCgtattatttctgaaattagttcaaaacagtggaaaagcttgtgggttttttgtttgtttgtttgtttttgttttttacttttacttaaaGCATTGGGTCCATGCATTTTAGAAAAACCTGTTTATTACATGTAGGAACTGTTGGTGAAAAATACTGCTAATATGCACCATGTATTTGCGATTTTTTCTGATGCAATGCAAAGTCTGTTTCTGACTTGATTTTTATGTGTATTATGCTTGTCTTGTGAAGCATGTCAAAATTTTTCAAAGAATACTTTTCATTCAGAAAACTTGCATTAATCATCATCTTATCTTGAAATGCAAATCAACATATTTTGTTGATGCTATTCTTGAATGTCTTATGCTTAGGTTTTCCTGCCTATAAATTTATTGCCCATTTAAGATTTGACTGTTATTACCAGTGTCTTACTTAAGAATTTTATGGTCAGTATATATATGCATCATCTAGGAGCTCATCATCTAGAGCCACGATTTTTGCTTATGTGACAGTGGGTAGGATGTGAGTATCTAAATTTCCATTTAGAGCAGACACAGGATTTTTATaaagaggtttttattttttccagggcAAATCTGGAACAATAATTCAAAATATTCCTGTAATACTTTAAAGGAGCAGTGAATTCCCTGTTAAGTCTTCTCCTACAAGGAGTAAAAGAATGTCCATTGTCATTCATTCTTGTTAACTCATCATCCCCTGAGCAATATATCAATAGTTGAAGCAAATGTGACTACTGGAATAAGTATGGCAAACTAGGACACTAATAggcaaaaagtgagaacaactcaattttcattttgttggatctcttttttttttttaatctttatggATTTTCACTTTGCGTATCAAACACGTAGAGAATTACGTGCAGAAGCGTGTCTTGGAAAGTGACTTTACAAATGTTTTAAAGTGTTGATTGTGAGGTATTACAGAAAAGCTTATATGGGTCCTGTAGAATGGTAACTGTCTCACCATCTGCAGTGCTTGTTCTCCAGAAAAGCCTGACTCCCAGATTCCTGGCATGAAGGTACTCTTCAAATAGCCAGAAAATCTTTACTCAGATATGAAAGTGCTGAGAGTTCAAGTAGATGTTTTCCCAGGAGTTCCTACAGAGCTCAAAATTGGATCAAGAAGTTCAAGCACTTGGGTACTTTATGCTTTCCTTCATCAACTCTGCTTCCCTAGAAAAAGttcatatttctgtttctatGTATTTGGAAGTTCTGAAgtaactttttgttgttttgttttgttttctttgagcaAGAGTGTTTAGCAGAGAATTGAAATTGGAAATTACCATTGGAAGAATTGtaatgttaatatttttggGAGAGGGTAGGGATAACCTGTTGGGAATGCAGAAGATAAGTGCAGAGTCTTGCTGCTGTATGCTGGACTTTCTGTTGCTCCTCCTTGGTCTTTTCTAGTTTGACTAGTAGTACTGTATCCTGCAGCACCTCATTTCTGCACTGTTCCCTCAGTGCTGATTATTGCCATATAGCAGTATGGGCAAAACTGTAAAACATTGTTAAGAACAGTCTTCTGCAGCTTGTTCCAACACtaaataaagaacaaatgaaTTAAATGTTACAGGCTGTTTTCTCATTAAGAACCAAAAAGAGCTCTGGACATACTTTATCTGTACTGTTAGGCAAAAGGTACCTGTGCTGTTGAATTTGTGAATCAGTAAACATCTTTTATGGACAGTGAAAGGTCAGGGTGTGCTTTTCACAGGAGTGATCTGTGAGGGCTATTAATCCAGCTCAATACACAGATATGTTATGTTGCaaatcaaataatttttaatctttctgtgaTGTATGGAAATCACTATTTCATGTTGATATTAAGAACCGTTGCTATAATACTGCTTGGAAAAATGGTATTGTCATTCATTTATATACAAGAGAACCTTGGCATGTCTTTGGAGCTGAATTAATGCTAGTAACCAGCAGTTTAACTAAAACAATCCCTTTATTGGTGTTACTAGTTAATTAAATGCCAATTACTACCATGAGGTTTTGCAATGGGTAAAAAGGGTTTTCAAAATTGCTGGGGTTGGTCTGCCTAACGTCTTCAGACACTGCTGGTCTGAGAATTTTTAATCAGATGAATAAGAATTGATTGAGTATTAGTGATCCTGGCATCATTACTGGAGAAGTTTGTAGATGGACAGTGCAGAGATCATGTAATGGCTGGAAGTCTTTTGGAGGAGAGGTTTTACTGGTTTCTAATCCATGCAAAACTACCTGTGAAACTCAATaatgggaaaatgaaaagtGTAAAAAGCAAGTTAATAATGCAAGTTACTTTACTGACTTGGAGGAACTTAAGGACTAGATTATCCACAGGCAGCTGTGTGGATAACCTTCCAGTTCCTGTGGCAGTGAATCCTGAGAACATTTACTAAATGTCTTGCTGCTtaagaaaaactttttctcATAAGAAAAGAGCAAACTCCATGGCTTACCTGCAAGATCCAAGTCTGTCATTCTTTAACTGTGAATGGTATACTATTATTGTTGAGCATTTGAACAGAAATgcagtaaaaggaaaaatccaCAATATGAAAAAATCCACAATAATTAATCTTTTGTAATGCTTCCTAGAACATGCCATGGGTTTGGCATATTAATGCTACCAAAACATGCTTCTAAAAAGTGTAACACATTTAACCCAGTATTTTGACCATGTTGCGTTCAgaacaagaattaaaaaatatctaGCACTTTAAAACAACACCAACTTGTCATCTTTAAGGCATCACTGAAGGCATCACTGATTTGAAGTTTTGTATATGATTGAAAATGgtaagtttaaagaaaaaattttaGGAAAATACCACTTGGGCAGCAATGTAGTTACAAACattcttttaaatgttcttaATTCCCACAGCTGTCACAAATTAACTCACAGGCAGAGCTAGTatggaaaatatgaaaagagatttttaaatgtatagTTTACGAAGTAAATGTTGAAACTCAGTCCTTAAAGTTCTCCTAATCCATACTGCAGTAAATATAAAACCCTCTTCTCATTTCTGTAAATGGTATTTAAAagacaccattttttttttttttttttttttaatcagtacaGGCTGTGCTATGAGTAAATCACACTCATACAAGCACGCTTTTAATTTAAACCAGATTGAACTCCCTCAGGTTGAGTTGCAGGATCGTGTCCTTGACAGCAGCAAAGACAAAACGAATATTTTCTGTGTCTGTGGCACAAGTGAAGTGGGAGTAAATTACTTTCTCCTTGTCGGGGTTCTGATCCTGATACAGCTTCAAAATGAAGTCTCTGGCAGCTTTGACATCTTGTTTAGGTCCTAGTCAGAAACACAATTGGTGCTTTTAAACAGTTGAAAACTATGTTGGTCAGGAAAGAAATATGACAGTATATGAACATCCTAACTTCATGTTTAAATATGCTGTAAATGCTATAAAGGCATACTCCCCTTTTTGGAATTTTCTTATTCACATGTTAGTGGGGCAAAAGATGCTGTAACACTGTTTACTATaacgtgctttttttttgtttgtttgtttgtttgttttgtttttgttttttgtttttgtaagtaAATATTACAGTTCAAAGAAATTTATTGTAATGTCCTACACAACTGAAATTACCCAGCCCCTTTTAATAGTTTGCTACACTGTTGTATTATCCTAAAAACCATGAGAGAAATTTTATAAAACACATGTAGTAAACAGGTCTCTCTTTAGCCAAGAAGGGTATCTGTGCTTCCTCTGTAGCTGTGAAATCATTGCCACTCCTTTCTAAATTAGTTCAAGGATGTCTTGTAAAATATAATACTGTATTAAGTTATGGAGTATATCTGTGgttattttcttcattcttttggGTACTTTAATTATCAGTAATGTTTGTTAAGGAAAGTTATTCAGACTGTTTTTTAACTTTGAACTTTAGttataataaatgtaaaattataCTGTGGAGTTGGATTAATAACCATATTACCCAGGTTTCCCCTGTCTCTTGAAATTAAATATAGGTGGAAAAGGTGCATCTGATAACTTAATAATGACAGTGCCATACAAATGGTAACGGAATAGCTGCAAGAAATGTCTTAAGAACCCATCGGCAATGGTTCagttaacacaaaaaaaaattaaaaagcaactgTAAAACTGAGTAACTTAAGATTGTATTCGAAATGATAGGGTAGAAAAGCAAAGATATGAAGTATACTGAATAATTCCACTTTCCCTGCTACATTTAATGAGGAAAAGctgatttaattttatgtttgtGCTTATGCTTTTATGTTTGTGAACACAGTCTGGAATAAATGCTTACCCGTGTATTCTGGAAAGTAACTAATTAGATCAGAATACATGATTTTCTCTTCTAGaagatcttttttatttaaaaataaaatcactgaagaATTCAGAAACCAGGGATATGTAATGATAGTTTTAAATAAGGCCTTGCTTTCTTCCATTCGATTCTGTAGGaacaaaaatgaatttgaagTTACACTCTCTGAAGAGTAGCATATACAAATCACATCAGACAGAGATcataaaggtgtttttttgtttttttttgtttttttaaaagctattttataGTATATATGTGTGTCTGTGTATATACAACCTTTATAAAGTGCAACTGCAATTCACTggtttattattactatttgtTTACTGGGTTTTGGATCCCCACCTATGAAGAGCATGAAATCAAGGTAAGccttgataatttttttttttttttgagtttttgtGTGAATTGGTGAGCAGTTATGAACTGCTAAATGAAAGCCTTTCATGACTTTACAAGTGAGTATTGAAGCAGGCTGTATCTGATCTGTGATCTTGATGGTTTCTCTCTAGGGACAGTGATAGGGCGCAGAAGGGAGGAAATGGCATGGGGTTGTCATGGAGCTGACAGGGGAGGTTCGGACTgggtatcaggaaaaggttcttcacccagagggtggtcgggcactgggacaggctccccagggcagaggTCAttgcactgagcctgccagagttcaagaagtgtttgggcaacgctctcagacacatggtctgattttattgtggttttgtgtggaaccaggagttggactcgatgatccttgtgggtacCTTCCCACTCAGGATATCATTTGATTCTGCATTGTAACATAGTTAAAGAACAAGAGCATAGGTATTCCTCTATATTAGTAATAAAGTCTGGTCATGTTGTTCATTTCAAGAAAGATATCAAGAACAACACAATTGGAGATTGCTGGTTGACATTTCTGAACACAAATTTGTGATGGAAATATTTACCTATAAGCATTTACCTATATTTACCACATAGACTACTGtccaaaataaacataacagAATATCTGAGACAGTAGAAGTAAAAATATTACTTACAGTTACCTATGTTCGTTCATCAAAAGATGACAGAAAACTTTGAAGACTCATTCTAAACTACAATACATGTTGTGACACTGCAGCAAGTGAAGTTAGGTTTGCTTTTCACAGTTCAAACAGATCTTGAGAAAACTATCTGGTAAGGGCTTTGGCACCTTAGAGATCAAATGGTATTAAGAGTATCTGGACAACATTTTAAGTAATGCTCTAACTTTCAAGATGGAAAGCAACTATTATCAAAAATAATGCAATTCCATCTATGTGCTTTTCTCCCAAACTGtctagtattttctttttttgcatcCTTTTCTGCCACATCTGGCcactgatgatgatgatgatggcaTTCTAAAACAGACAGAAGAACCCAACTAACATTACTTAACCCTAGCAAGGAGGTAAATTTCAAATTATTGTCTCTATTCTCTGTAATTTGGGTACAGGTTAATTCTGAAGTGTCAGggtcttaaataaataaataaaacccacagCTGATTACAAATGATTGAGGTAGTTTTACTTGCTTAGAGATATtgttaatattaatttttatacaTCCTGAGGCATGgtttaaatcatgtttttaaattagtttcttctttttttcaggtAGGCTGTTAATTTAATACAACCCAGGAAGCAGATCGAGCAGTCACAAATGTAGTCCtaatattttcaaatgcttttatgAAAGACATGTAAATGCCGTCTTTCTTACAAAGGCACACACCTTTTTCTGTACATAATTTAGATATCCCCACTCCTTACCTCATTGTCACATTCTGCCAAGACTTGATCGTATTCACTTAATGCAACTAAGAAAATGATGGAAGTAACACTTTCAAAACAATGAATCCACTTCCTTCTTTCTGACCTTTGGCCACCTACATCCACCATcctgttaaagaaaaatacagtcgACATTTTAGTCGTTTCCATAACATACTTTAAATATATCTAAAGACCTTATAATAGCGCACCTACCTAAGTTATGCTTGAACCATGAAGGTCTATCTTAATattatttgttctgtttaatatttaaattctaGCTGAAGTGCCACAAATTTCACTGCACTTCACTGTAAGTACATAAAGCATACATGCCATGTGAGGCACAATACAAACACAATGCTGTTTTATTCTGTGTTGGTAGAAAATTAAATAGGTTTAAataaatttcaataaaaataccaaaacatGGTCCATTTTGTATCCACATACACTCCAAAATCCCTCTTGCTCCCCCCCAAAAACAGTGTAGTCACATCTCTATTCAATGatcaaaattaaatacattcagGTATGAATTACACTCATATCTTATTACAAGTACCACCCCCCTCATTCCAGACTTTTCGATTAAAGTAATAGTTCAAAATGCATAGTGATTTGGATCAagtgctgaaaataaaataccaattGAATACAAAAGCTTAAAAGATCTTGGAAGTAAAGTTTCAGCAACTACTTTTGTAATTGTATACTGAATCATTTGACAGGCAGTCTTACctaaatataatattttctaaatCAAAAGGATACTCAATAATTCCTGTAGTTGGCACTCTGACTCTAAGAATGTCTTGCTGAGTTGGCACAAATGAGGGCATAGCGATACGATCGATGTCagtaaaataactgaaaagttAGGTATACAACATAAACAAGATTAATGCACTTCCATAAATTAATCATACAGAGATGCAAAACCAGACTGATCAGTGATCAGAGAAATGTTCCCACAAATGCAGCTGAACAAAAATTCACTGGTGTGTGGCATAAGAGCAATTGTTGCTGgcataaaacaaaaacctttacTTACCTGACACTTACATGTATGTTTCAGACAGAATAATACTAGTTAAAAGAGAGAATGCTCGAATATTCTATGGACAATTGGCCTATACCCAAAATTATTAACTTTATTTGTATAATCTTTGTTTCTACCTCAAAGTAAATATGATCATTAAGATTTGAACACATATATCAATCCTA
This region of Anas platyrhynchos isolate ZD024472 breed Pekin duck chromosome Z, IASCAAS_PekinDuck_T2T, whole genome shotgun sequence genomic DNA includes:
- the LOC101793706 gene encoding guanine nucleotide-binding protein subunit alpha-14 isoform X1 encodes the protein MAGCCLSAEEKESQRISAEIERQLRRDKRDARRELKLLLLGSTFCDTKASAAGAVFPYLADTYRSQLCTGESGKSTFIKQMRIIHGSGYTEEDRKGFTKLVYQNIFTAMQAMIRAMDTLKIQYTSEENEESAQMIREVEVDKVTVLEIKQVEAIKNLWKDPGIQECYDRRREYQLSDSAKYYFTDIDRIAMPSFVPTQQDILRVRVPTTGIIEYPFDLENIIFRMVDVGGQRSERRKWIHCFESVTSIIFLVALSEYDQVLAECDNENRMEESKALFKTIITYPWFLNSSVILFLNKKDLLEEKIMYSDLISYFPEYTGPKQDVKAARDFILKLYQDQNPDKEKVIYSHFTCATDTENIRFVFAAVKDTILQLNLREFNLV
- the LOC101793706 gene encoding guanine nucleotide-binding protein subunit alpha-14 isoform X2 translates to MAGCCLSAEEKESQRISAEIERQLRRDKRDARRELKLLLLGTGESGKSTFIKQMRIIHGSGYTEEDRKGFTKLVYQNIFTAMQAMIRAMDTLKIQYTSEENEESAQMIREVEVDKVTVLEIKQVEAIKNLWKDPGIQECYDRRREYQLSDSAKYYFTDIDRIAMPSFVPTQQDILRVRVPTTGIIEYPFDLENIIFRMVDVGGQRSERRKWIHCFESVTSIIFLVALSEYDQVLAECDNENRMEESKALFKTIITYPWFLNSSVILFLNKKDLLEEKIMYSDLISYFPEYTGPKQDVKAARDFILKLYQDQNPDKEKVIYSHFTCATDTENIRFVFAAVKDTILQLNLREFNLV